In one window of Bemisia tabaci chromosome 4, PGI_BMITA_v3 DNA:
- the LOC140224474 gene encoding uncharacterized protein encodes MDQDAACNLSGRKRRKSVQLKRAPFETYIRRFMMDESIHPRSRMSITRRGAIVMSDIISDLLEHLATKAGELVRVSRRKTMLPRDVLDAVRLVFPESHAQQAVVEAELALTRFEFEIPTGDDDDTCLHYPATSTPKQAPAADYYS; translated from the coding sequence ATGGACCAGGATGCTGCGTGTAACCTTTCAGGGCGCAAGCGCCGTAAATCTGTTCAATTGAAACGCGCCCCCTTCGAGACGTACATTCGCAGATTCATGATGGACGAGTCCATCCATCCTAGATCAAGGATGAGCATCACTCGGAGAGGTGCCATAGTGATGAGCGATATTATCAGCGATCTGCTCGAGCATCTGGCCACGAAAGCGGGGGAGCTTGTGAGGGTTAGCCGACGGAAAACGATGTTGCCACGAGACGTCCTGGACGCTGTGAGGTTGGTTTTTCCTGAGTCGCACGCGCAGCAAGCAGTGGTCGAAGCCGAGCTCGCGCTCACAAGGTTCGAGTTCGAGATACCAACGGGAGATGACGATGATACTTGCCTCCACTACCCTGCAACATCAACCCCAAAGCAGGCTCCTGCTGCCGACTACTACTCGTGA